From Salvia splendens isolate huo1 chromosome 3, SspV2, whole genome shotgun sequence, a single genomic window includes:
- the LOC121794623 gene encoding cellulose synthase-like protein D3, with protein MFITTQLLHTYNSFLSFVLTLSEAQTPPSFFLKWRGFGAEMASKPFETSRSDLSAVSDVLDPNNNKPPLPPQTRVTFARRTSSGRYVSYSRDDLDSELGSSDFLNYTVQMPPTPDNQPVAQKVEEQYVSNSLFTGGFNSITRAHLMDKVIDSDVNHPQMAGVKGSSCAINGCDGKAMCDEKGDDILPCECDFKICRDCYIDVLKTGEGTCPGCKDQYKTTDLDEAMENWRSLPQLPGPGGRSKKMERRLSLVKSTKSSLLMKSQTGEFDHNRWLFETKGTYGYGNAIWPDGSGFDNGKEGDTYEPPELMNKPWRPLTRKLKIPAAVISPYRLLVAVRMVVLALFLTWRIGHPNTDAVWLWGMSIVCEIWFAFSWILDQLPKLCPINRATDLNVLKEKFETRDPSNPTGKSDLPGIDIFVSTADPEKEPPLVTANTILSILAADYPVEKLACYVSDDGGALLTFEAMAEAASFANIWVPFCRKHNIEPRNPESYFNLKKDPYKNKILKDFVKDRRRVKREYDEFKVRINGLPDSIRRRSDAYHAREELQVMKEQRMRKEEEPLEVVKIKKATWMADGTHWPGTWLNPTPEHTKGDHAGIIQVMLKPPSDELLCGDGEEYRLNDLTNVDIRLPMLVYVSREKRPGYDHNKKAGAMNALVRASAIMSNGAFILNLDCDHYIYNSQAMREGMCFMMDRGGDRICYVQFPQRFEGIDPSDRYANRNTVFFDGNMRALDGLQGPVYVGTGCLFRRIALYGFDPPRTKEHSPSFFSSCCGRRRKHSSVAHTPEENKSLRMGDYSDDEEMNLSLDPKMFGNSNVLIDSIPVAEYQGRPLADHPSVKNGRPPGALTIPRDLLDASTVAEAISVISCWYEDKTEWGQRVGWIYGSVTEDVVTGYRMHNRGWKSVYCVTKRDAFRGTAPINLTDRLHQVLRWATGSVEIFFSRNNALLATSKMKALQRIAYLNVGIYPFTSIFLIVYCFLPALSLFSGQFIVQTLNVTFLVYLLIITVTLCALAVLEVKWSGIELEEWWRNEQFWLIGGTSAHLAAVFQGLLKIFAGVEISFTLTSKSGGDDEEDEFADLYVVKWTSLMIPPIVIIMVNLIAIAVGISRTIYSVIPQWSRLLGGVFFSFWVLAHLYPFAKGLMGRQGRTPTIVYVWSGLIAITISLLWVAINPPAGTNQIGGSFQFP; from the exons ATGTTTATAACAACCCAACTTCTTCACACATACAATTCATTCCTTTCCTTTGTCCTCACCCTGTCTGAG GCTCAAACTCCACCCTCTTTTTTTTTGAAGTGGCGAGGTTTTGGTGCTGAAATGGCATCAAAACCATTTGAAACAAGCAGATCAGATCTATCAGCTGTATCTGATGTGCTGGACCCGAACAACAACAAGCCTCCCTTGCCTCCACAAACTCGTGTCACGTTTGCACGAAGGACTTCCTCTGGGAGGTATGTGAGCTACTCGAGGGATGATCTCGACAGCGAGCTTGGCAGCAGTGACTTCCTCAACTACACGGTGCAGATGCCTCCGACCCCGGATAACCAGCCTGTTGCACAGAAGGTTGAGGAGCAGTACGTGTCCAACTCGCTCTTCACGGGCGGGTTCAACAGTATAACAAGGGCACATTTGATGGATAAAGTCATTGACTCGGACGTTAACCATCCACAGATGGCCGGTGTCAAGGGATCATCTTGTGCAATCAACGGTTGTGATGGGAAGGCCATGTGTGATGAGAAGGGGGATGACATTCTCCCGTGTGAGTGTGATTTCAAGATATGCCGGGACTGCTACATAGACGTGCTCAAGACAGGGGAGGGGACGTGCCCCGGGTGCAAGGACCAGTACAAGACTACGGATCTGGATGAAGCGATGGAGAACTGGAGGTCTCTGCCTCAGCTGCCTGGGCCGGGTGGGAGGTCGAAGAAGATGGAGAGGAGGCTGTCGTTGGTGAAGTCAACAAAGTCGTCGCTGCTGATGAAGAGCCAGACTGGGGAGTTTGATCACAACAGGTGGCTGTTTGAGACCAAGGGCACGTATGGTTATGGCAATGCCATATGGCCTGATGGGAGTGGCTTTGATAATGGGAAAGAAGGCGACACGTACGAGCCTCCTGAGCTGATGAACAAACCGTGGAGGCCGCTTACACGAAAGCTGAAGATTCCCGCAGCTGTCATAAGCCCTTATCG GCTTCTGGTGGCTGTCCGAATGGTTGTTCTCGCGCTTTTCTTGACATGGAGAATCGGGCATCCCAACACCGATGCAGTGTGGCTGTGGGGGATGTCTATAGTTTGTGAGATATGGTTTGCCTTTTCTTGGATTCTTGACCAACTACCAAAGCTATGCCCTATAAACCGTGCTACTGATCTCAATGTATTGAAGGAGAAATTCGAGACACGTGATCCAAGCAATCCCACGGGGAAGTCTGACCTCCCGGGCATCGATATTTTTGTCTCGACAGCAGATCCGGAGAAGGAGCCGCCTCTCGTCACCGCCAACACCATTTTGTCCATATTAGCAGCTGATTATCCTGTGGAAAAGCTTGCTTGTTATGTCTCTGATGACGGAGGGGCGCTTCTGACGTTTGAGGCCATGGCGGAAGCAGCGAGTTTTGCAAATATATGGGTTCCATTCTGTCGCAAGCACAACATTGAGCCGAGGAATCCTGAGTCTTACTTCAATCTGAAGAAGGACCCTTACAAGAACAAGATCCTCAAGGACTTTGTCAAAGACCGGAGACGAGTGAAGCGTGAGTACGACGAGTTTAAGGTCCGAATCAACGGCCTGCCAGACTCCATTCGTCGTCGCTCTGATGCCTATCATGCTAGGGAAGAACTTCAGGTTATGAAGGAGCAGAGGATGAGGAAGGAAGAAGAGCCCCTCGAGGTTGTCAAGATCAAGAAAGCTACATGGATGGCAGATGGAACACATTGGCCTGGCACTTGGTTGAATCCTACCCCCGAGCACACCAAGGGCGATCATGCTGGGATAATACAG GTGATGTTGAAACCTCCAAGTGATGAGCTACTTTGTGGGGATGGTGAGGAGTACAGGTTGAATGACCTGACTAACGTTGACATTCGCCTTCCCATGCTTGTCTACGTCTCACGTGAGAAGCGGCCTGGCTACGACCACAACAAGAAGGCGGGTGCTATGAATGCTTTGGTTCGAGCTTCAGCAATCATGTCTAATGGTGCATTCATTCTCAACCTTGATTGTGATCACTACATCTATAACTCCCAAGCCATGAGGGAAGGGATGTGTTTCATGATGGATAGAGGCGGCGACAGAATCTGCTACGTCCAGTTCCCACAGAGATTCGAGGGCATTGATCCATCTGATCGATACGCCAACAGAAACACCGTGTTTTTTGATGGAAACATGCGAGCGCTAGACGGGTTACAAGGTCCGGTCTATGTTGGAACGGGGTGCCTCTTCAGACGGATTGCCCTGTATGGATTTGATCCGCCCCGTACTAAGGAGCATAGCCCGAGCTTCTTCAGCTCTTGCTGTGGCCGACGCAGGAAGCACTCCTCAGTGGCTCATACACCGGAGGAGAACAAGTCGTTGAGAATGGGGGATTACTCTGACGATGAAGAGATGAACCTCTCCCTTGATCCAAAGATGTTTGGAAACTCAAATGTACTTATCGACTCCATCCCGGTGGCTGAGTACCAAGGCCGCCCGTTAGCCGACCATCCATCCGTGAAGAACGGGCGCCCTCCTGGCGCCCTAACCATCCCCCGTGACCTCCTTGATGCATCAACTGTAGCAGAGGCAATAAGCGTTATCTCGTGCTGGTACGAGGACAAGACGGAATGGGGTCAGCGAGTGGGCTGGATTTACGGCTCTGTCACGGAAGACGTTGTGACAGGGTACCGGATGCACAACAGGGGGTGGAAGTCAGTTTACTGCGTGACGAAGCGTGACGCCTTCCGTGGGACCGCCCCCATCAACCTAACAGACAGGCTCCACCAGGTCCTCCGCTGGGCAACGGGATCAGTCGAGATCTTCTTCTCCCGGAACAACGCCTTGCTAGCAACATCGAAAATGAAGGCATTGCAGAGGATTGCATACCTCAATGTAGGAATCTACCCTTTCACATCCATCTTCCTGATCGTCTACTGCTTCCTCCCGGCGCTCTCCCTCTTCTCGGGCCAGTTCATCGTCCAGACGTTGAACGTAACCTTCCTGGTCTACCTCCTCATCATCACGGTCACGCTGTGTGCGCTGGCCGTGCTGGAGGTAAAGTGGTCGGGGATCGAGCTCGAAGAGTGGTGGAGAAACGAGCAGTTCTGGCTTATTGGAGGGACTAGTGCACACTTGGCTGCAGTATTCCAAGGGCTGCTGAAGATCTTCGCTGGAGTCGAGATATCGTTCACTCTAACGTCGAAGTCAGGAGGGGACGACGAGGAAGACGAGTTCGCTGACCTGTACGTGGTGAAGTGGACGTCGCTGATGATCCCGCCGATTGTGATCATAATGGTGAACCTGATTGCCATAGCAGTGGGTATAAGCAGAACTATATACAGCGTGATACCGCAGTGGAGCCGGTTGTTGGGGGGAGTTTTCTTTAGCTTTTGGGTGCTGGCGCATCTCTACCCATTTGCTAAAGGGCTGATGGGGAGACAGGGGAGAACGCCGACGATCGTATACGTGTGGTCCGGGCTCATTGCTATCACCATATCTCTGCTTTGGGTGGCCATAAACCCCCCTGCAGGAACTAACCAGATCGGTGGCTCTTTCCAGTTTCCTTAG